TCAGGATTCCGACCTTTCCATATGCTGATAACTCAGCCAATGTGCTGGCCCCGGCCCGACAGACGATGAGATCCGCCTTGGAAAGCTCATGAGGCATATCAAAGAGAAAGGGGCGGACATCTGCGTGAACCCCCATTTGTGCATAGCCGGCCTTGACCCGTTCCAAATCGTCCGCTCCGGTCTGGTGGGTGATGGTTACCTGCTCCCGCAGGTTCGATGAAATCTCCACAGCCTTCAACATGGCGGAATTTATCGCCCGAGCCCCCTGACTCCCGCCAAAGACCAACAGATGCGAGATCTTCTGCGGAGGAATCGGAGAACGTTCCAAGACAAACGCCTTTCGAATGGGTGTGCCAATCACCTTGACTTTCGATGAGGGGAAAAAAGACTGCGCGCTGTCAAAGGCTAGAAAGATTCTATCGGCCAATGGGCCCAACACCCGATTGGCCAAGCCCGGCATGGCGTTCGGTTCCAACAAGACTCTGGGAATATTCAACAACCAGGCCGCTACGACTACGGGAGGACTAAAATACCCGCCTGTCCCAATAACCAGATCGGCACGGTGACCGCGGAGAATCTGGATCGCACGCCACAACGACTTCGGGAGCAGCATGAGGGAACGCGCCATGCCAACCAGCCCTCGGCCGACAAATCCTTCAACTGTGATCGGTTCAAACCCAAAGCCTTCCTTCCCCAGAATTTCTCCCTCTAACGACTTTCCCGTCCCGACAAACACAATGCTCCCTTCAGGATCATGCTGTTGAAATTCTTTGGCATATGCGATAGCCGGAAACATATGACCTCCCGTCCCACCCGCAGCAATGATGACCCGCATTACACCATTCTCTCCACTTAAGGCCCGGCTCGTCCCTGTCGAGCCACACTCAGCAAAATTCCGAGAGCTAACATGGTGACCAGCAGGGATGACCCTCCGTAACTGACCAGGGGAAGCGTTAAGCCTTTTGTGGGCAACAGCCCGCTCACGACGCCTGCATTGATCAGGGCCTGAATACCCAGGAGCATGGTAATTCCCAAAGCGAGATATCGCCCGAACAAATC
The Nitrospiraceae bacterium DNA segment above includes these coding regions:
- the murG gene encoding undecaprenyldiphospho-muramoylpentapeptide beta-N-acetylglucosaminyltransferase, whose amino-acid sequence is MRVIIAAGGTGGHMFPAIAYAKEFQQHDPEGSIVFVGTGKSLEGEILGKEGFGFEPITVEGFVGRGLVGMARSLMLLPKSLWRAIQILRGHRADLVIGTGGYFSPPVVVAAWLLNIPRVLLEPNAMPGLANRVLGPLADRIFLAFDSAQSFFPSSKVKVIGTPIRKAFVLERSPIPPQKISHLLVFGGSQGARAINSAMLKAVEISSNLREQVTITHQTGADDLERVKAGYAQMGVHADVRPFLFDMPHELSKADLIVCRAGASTLAELSAYGKVGILIPFPQATHNHQEMNARSMEAAGAARVLLQADLTGQRLAEEIERWMSDIPHLQEMARQSWALRKVNATEQMVNQCLLLVRHPVAT